The following proteins are co-located in the Tetrapisispora phaffii CBS 4417 chromosome 4, complete genome genome:
- the TPHA0D02940 gene encoding CDP-alcohol phosphatidyltransferase family protein (similar to Saccharomyces cerevisiae PIS1 (YPR113W); ancestral locus Anc_3.436), producing the protein MAYSEPRDIFRYIPNKIGYLRVVTALISFITMTNYPLITVFFYGMSCLLDAVDGFLARKYNQCSKFGAVLDMVADRSTTSALICWLSSVYPRQIIIFQVLLALDLSSHYMHMNASLQSGRESHKSVDENSSKILYFYYSRRDVLFCVCAFNELFYLGLYLMHFHKLLTTIGKYIVILCFPGFAFKQYANMIQLIRASYILAQIDSDDVNQTVADV; encoded by the coding sequence CTACGAGTTGTTACAgctttaatatcatttattacAATGACCAATTACCCATTGATCACTGTATTTTTCTATGGTATGTCGTGTCTGTTAGACGCAGTAGATGGGTTTTTAGctagaaaatataatcagTGTAGTAAATTTGGGGCTGTCTTGGATATGGTCGCTGATAGATCTACAACATCTGCTCTGATATGTTGGTTGTCTTCAGTATATCCACGACAAATTATAATCTTCCAAGTGTTATTAGCATTAGATTTATCCAGTCATTACATGCATATGAATGCGAGTTTACAATCAGGTAGAGAGTCTCATAAATCTGTTGATGAAAATTCATCGaaaattttgtatttttattacaGTAGGAGAGATGTACTATTTTGCGTATGTGCattcaatgaattgttCTACCTTGGATTATATTTGATGCACTTTCACAAGCTTTTAACAACTATTGGTAAATATATAGTGATACTTTGTTTTCCAGGTTTTGCATTTAAACAATATGCAAATATGATCCAATTGATAAGGGCAAGTTATATTTTAGCACAAATTGATTCAGATGACGTAAACCAAACCGTTGCCGATGTTTAA
- the ALE2 gene encoding Ale2p (similar to Saccharomyces cerevisiae YPR114W; ancestral locus Anc_3.437), giving the protein MDFVVNGVVELPQPGFFNETIIPFLMENNVIQSERIAANLHSIFYISIFYHLWFLFGTQIMFPKIANLLFDKKDETLTDKKKYNALMIQSGIHLVSFVQAIIVLYLSLKCMLYDEEYYQVYTDSFSRIFGSIRATEVICVYAIGYFVWDIYISSRYSELPFILHGIISTVVYVIGLKPSIQYYAPVFLMFELSNPSLNIRWFLMKYFPNQKSLLTANNLMLMVIFFFCRIAWGWLQIGKLCYDYYMTMDQPGVNQLDTIIIVGGNLVLDVLNIVWFRSMLLAAIKVLKQKFVNKKENSKRD; this is encoded by the coding sequence ATGGACTTTGTAGTTAACGGAGTAGTGGAGTTGCCACAACCTGGTTTCTTTAATGAAACGATTATTCCTTTTTTGATGgaaaataatgttattCAATCAGAAAGAATCGCTGCAAATTTGCATTCTATATTTTACATTTCAATCTTCTATCATTTATGGTTTTTATTTGGTACTCAAATAATGTTCCCAAAGATTGCTAATCTATTATTTGACAAAAAAGATGAAACTTTGACTGACaagaaaaaatacaatGCTCTAATGATTCAAAGTGGTATTCATTTAGTTTCTTTCGTTCAGGCAATCATTGTATTATATCTATCCTTAAAATGTATGTTATatgatgaagaatattATCAAGTATACACGGATTCGTTTTCAAGAATCTTTGGTAGCATAAGGGCAACAGAAGTGATCTGTGTCTATGCAATCGGCTATTTTGTTTGggatatttatatttcaagtAGATACTCTGAATTGCCATTCATTCTTCATGGAATCATCTCCACTGTAGTGTATGTCATTGGACTAAAACCATCTATCCAATACTATGCTCCAGTTTTCTTAATGTTTGAATTAAGTAATCCATCATTGAATATCAGATGGTTCctaatgaaatatttccCTAACCAAAAATCCCTTTTAACTGCGAACAATTTAATGTTGATGgttattttctttttctgtAGAATTGCATGGGGCTGGTTGCAAATTGGGAAACTATGCTACGATTATTACATGACAATGGATCAACCAGGCGTCAATCAATTAGACACCATCATTATTGTCGGTGGCAATTTAGTACTAGACGTATTAAACATCGTTTGGTTCCGCAGTATGTTACTTGCAGCCATTAAAGTACTCAAACAGAAGTTTGtgaacaaaaaagaaaactcTAAGAGAGATTAG
- the TPHA0D02960 gene encoding uncharacterized protein (similar to Saccharomyces cerevisiae ASK10 (YGR097W) and YPR115W; ancestral locus Anc_3.438), whose amino-acid sequence MSDYFSLDVPKNPDPLLTPSQILDQPLITASDLITSCEENEIHAGQGPTQQDNNDHPQNQYDPNERRSSVPNVRYNPLMYGADSSLPNLSEGGNSYQQHARNSSLPQSTFNYSLNNGSSTLTPQFNADMNLNSTEPSLFKDLATESMSLNTSALIDKMNYTNNAVSKENKDYILPRSHRSSPFYTTVPIPKPVKISENDSVSGSEGYAEDEIYDESNHFVKEYPTVLLADRFYKWGKILKALCFYLKEVAYSQEEFARINTQLKDSVKFKFLTDLDETTNSFVDPLTTKQLTKKQQPITLAEQKKLKNPNAKAVEYVEVPGSASAATGSSAALINHDFNSALAASGFMKFGSGSVQDLQIILKKYHLSQASQQYKISKEITTNIIPKLLDLRKDLKIKVRDIKQLHDNFKTNISDHITITSQLLHKYIAACKVVQSPKYNTRVQKIKPKHDPFLLKLQLDLQLKRQLKEENYLREAFINIQTAGLKLRKIVYSKIQDTLQSYSILIGSEAQLMLKNLCQELHTGICSNPPAVEWDQFVACHTKGLMNWSSVDPIPSERQVSDIDYPRRKSPLGKCVKSGYLKFKKDDLKVSDGYFVLTANFLHEFKSSNLYKSGNHSTTTSLQSQKNTKAATPKSSKSSKNKAQTGNLPNAIPTTSKKKTLSPNFSIPLDLCTLVESTDRKLVLRAPSIVPETVEVATHASEKTHILPSDIHLEHGKISGNFAPHISKDKKSGKASGFAKFLRGPTHHKNKSSSSSKTQQQQAKVAAQHAANVSLEPRLWTFTLEEDVPTAQDLKYFRKWVTDIKRLLSFKNVAERAEFIEECSIKNRAGLPHPMLSRSSSTGFVHSNSSSIPDFNDPSKAYINSVTQSSLNIPDSRNASSGHVDNSFLMSPMLDDKGNLISPNRPSSIIQSIQNASISSRVPQQFQLDSSVLKTKRSTPNFSSVTPNRQPSDDSNGGYFALPLSHQRSISNPTSPPYLERLEKKISGASSISNMNVSSNSSAIIPNFKSINSNSVPVSAESGNEDVNRIPAMKVNDQHVPLHPPNFQRSTSASSLPTSKATGENEPSSTGLYKNSNTSGHSLSAIPSAAATSRVANTRKHKKNVSFSSLSSLKFSKRSSTALGPFYNEQMMHNGIEEHDDDDADHIPHTGKTVKLSQSLYS is encoded by the coding sequence ATGTCTGATTACTTTTCCTTGGATGTTCCAAAGAATCCCGATCCTTTGCTGACTCCATCTCAGATTCTGGATCAACCTTTGATCACAGCTAGTGATTTAATCACTAGCTgtgaagaaaatgaaattcaCGCCGGACAAGGCCCTACTCAACAAGACAATAATGACCATCCTCAAAACCAGTATGATCCAAATGAGAGAAGAAGTAGCGTTCCAAATGTACGTTATAATCCATTGATGTACGGTGCCGATAGCTCGTTACCAAATTTAAGTGAAGGAGGGAATTCTTATCAACAGCATGCAAGAAACTCTTCCTTACCACAAAGCACCTTTAACTATTCGTTAAACAATGGCTCAAGTACATTAACTCCTCAGTTTAATGCGGAcatgaatttgaattcaacAGAGCCTTCGctttttaaagatttagCAACCGAGTCTATGTCGCTGAATACGTCAGCTTTGATTGATAAAATGAATTACACAAACAACGCAGTTTCGAAGGAAAATaaagattatattttgCCAAGATCTCATAGAAGTTCTCCTTTTTATACCACTGTTCCAATCCCAAAACCAGTTAAAATATCTGAAAACGATTCCGTATCAGGATCTGAAGGTTATGCAGAAGATGAAATTTATGATGAGAGTAATCATTTCGTTAAAGAATATCCAACGGTTTTACTAGCCGATAGATTTTATAAATGGggaaaaattttgaaggCTCTTTGCTTCTATTTGAAAGAGGTTGCTTATTCTCAAGAAGAATTTGCAAGAATCAATACACAATTAAAAGATTCtgtcaaatttaaattcttaaCTGATTTAGATGAGACAACAAACTCATTCGTCGATCCTTTAACCACTAAACAATTGACTAAGAAACAACAACCAATCACGTTAGCCGaacagaaaaaattaaagaaccCAAATGCAAAGGCTGTAGAATATGTTGAAGTTCCTGGATCAGCCTCTGCTGCTACAGGTTCAAGTGCTGCCCTGATTAACCATGATTTTAATTCTGCCTTAGCTGCTTCAGGGTTCATGAAGTTTGGTTCAGGATCTGTCCAAGATTTGCAGATAATCctgaaaaaatatcatttatcTCAAGCTAGTCAACAATACAAAATTTCTAAAGAAATCACTACCAATATCATTCCAAAATTACTTGACTTGAGAAAGGatcttaaaattaaagttaGAGATATCAAACAACTGCATGacaattttaaaactaaTATCAGTGACCATATCACAATTACATCTCAGTTATTACATAAGTACATTGCCGCTTGCAAAGTTGTTCAAAGCccaaaatataatacaagggttcaaaaaattaaaccAAAACATGATCCATTTTTGTTGAAGTTACAGTTGgatttacaattaaaaagacagttaaaagaagaaaactaTCTAAGAGAAGCTTTTATCAACATACAAACAGCAGGTTTAAAGCTTAGAAAAATAGTTTATTCTAAAATCCAAGACACACTACAGTCATATTCTATTTTGATTGGTTCAGAGGCTCAATTAATGCTAAAAAACCTTTGTCAAGAATTACACACTGGTATTTGTTCTAACCCTCCTGCAGTTGAATGGGATCAATTCGTTGCATGCCATACAAAGGGTTTGATGAATTGGAGTTCAGTTGATCCAATCCCTTCCGAAAGACAAGTTAGTGACATCGATTACCCTAGAAGAAAATCACCATTAGGTAAATGTGTCAAATCTGGGTActtgaaattcaaaaaagaCGATTTGAAGGTATCAGATGGTTATTTTGTTCTTACAGCCAATTTTTTACACGAATTTAAGAGTAGTAATTTATACAAAAGTGGAAACCATTCAACAACGACATCTCTCCAGAgtcaaaaaaatacaaaagCTGCCACTCCTAAGTCAAGCAAGAGtagtaaaaataaagcCCAAACTGGAAATTTACCTAATGCAATTCCAACAACTAGTAAGAAAAAGACATTAAGTCCAAATTTTAGTATTCCATTAGATTTATGTACTCTTGTGGAAAGTACTGATAGGAAATTAGTATTGCGTGCTCCTTCAATTGTTCCAGAAACCGTTGAAGTTGCAACACATGCATCCGAGAAGACTCATATTCTACCTAGCGATATTCATCTTGAGCATGGTAAAATTTCAGGTAACTTTGCTCCTCATATATCTAAAGATAAAAAGTCAGGAAAAGCTAGTGGATTTGCTAAATTTTTGAGGGGTCCTACTCATCATAAGAATAAAAGCTCCAGCTCATCTAAGacacaacaacaacaagcTAAAGTTGCCGCTCAACATGCTGCTAATGTTTCTCTAGAACCTAGATTATGGACATTTACTCTTGAAGAAGATGTTCCAACAGCTCAGGATCTTAAGTATTTCCGGAAATGGGTAACTGACATTAAACGTTtgttatcatttaaaaatgtcgCCGAAAGAGCtgaatttattgaagaatgTTCCATTAAGAATAGGGCAGGTTTACCTCATCCAATGTTGTCGAGAAGTTCATCTACGGGTTTCGTGCATAGTAATTCATCTTCAATTCCTGATTTTAATGATCCATCAAAGGCATATATCAATTCAGTAACTCAAAGCTCCTTGAACATTCCTGATTCTAGAAATGCATCCAGTGGTCATGttgataattcatttttaatgtcGCCGATGTTAGACGATAAAGGTAACTTAATCAGTCCCAATAGGCCATCTTCTATCATTCAATCTATCCAGAACGCTAGTATATCAAGTAGAGTTCCACAACAATTTCAGTTAGATTCTTCCGTTTTGAAGACAAAGAGAAGTACtccaaatttttcatcGGTTACACCTAATAGACAACCCTCTGACGACAGTAATGGTGGTTACTTTGCGCTTCCTTTATCTCACCAAAGATCCATCTCAAATCCTACTTCACCACCCTATCTAGAGAGGCtagaaaaaaagatttcAGGAGCATCAAGTATATCTAATATGAATGTTAGTTCAAACTCATCTGCTATTATACctaattttaaaagtatCAATAGTAACTCAGTTCCTGTCAGTGCGGAAAGTGGAAACGAAGATGTAAATAGGATCCCAGCCATGAAGGTGAATGATCAACATGTTCCATTGCATCCTCCTAATTTTCAAAGAAGTACAAGTGCTTCTAGTCTTCCAACTTCTAAAGCAACTGGAGAAAATGAACCCTCATCAACTGGGTTGTATAAGAATAGCAATACCAGTGGACATAGTTTGAGTGCAATTCCTAGCGCTGCTGCTACCAGCAGAGTTGCAAATACACGAAAACACAAAAAGAATGTTTCCTTCAGTTCTTTAAGCAGTTTGAAATTCTCAAAGAGATCTTCAACAGCTTTAGGACCTTTTTATAATGAACAAATGATGCATAACGGTATAGAAGAGCACGATGACGATGATGCAGATCATATTCCACATACAGGTAAAACAGTTAAACTATCTCAATCTTTGTATTCGTAA
- the TPHA0D02970 gene encoding flavin reductase family protein (ancestral locus Anc_3.439) translates to MLKTTHFVRYNSTIHKHVITQDRFKETMRKMATQVMLLSIANPIGSPKSEFRGLVASSVTSLCVLPKPKLEFNLQLPSFTSIALHKYQYFAVHIMSPTKASVDMGRLFSKGAITSKMDGSIQPSQPFMDLEENVTFENYSIENSNLQIPVLKMAEKTLICKKSDVFKTGDHEIWVGEVEDIIVNEEEEAQGGLLYYDRFFHMLGNKIQ, encoded by the coding sequence ATGTTAAAAACAACACATTTTGTTAGATATAACTCTACAATTCATAAGCATGTCATTACACAAGATAGGTTTAAGGAGACTATGAGAAAGATGGCCACTCAAGTTATGCTTCTTTCCATTGCTAATCCGATAGGTTCTCCAAAATCCGAGTTCAGAGGGTTAGTTGCATCATCTGTAACCTCTTTATGTGTACTGCCTAAACCAAAGTTGGAATTTAATTTACAATTACCGTCGTTTACTTCAATAGCACTGCATAAATATCAGTATTTTGCAGTTCACATCATGTCACCGACCAAAGCTTCTGTGGATATGGGCAGATTGTTCAGTAAAGGTGCAATCACCTCTAAAATGGATGGTTCTATTCAACCAAGCCAACCATTTATGGACTTAGAAGAGAACGTTACTTTTGAGAACTATTCTATCgagaattcaaatttacaGATACCAGTTCTGAAAATGGCAGAGAAGACTTTGATTTGTAAGAAGAGTGATGTGTTTAAAACCGGTGATCATGAAATATGGGTAGGTGAGGTTGAAGATATTATAGTGAACGAAGAGGAAGAAGCTCAAGGAGGTTTACTTTACTATGATAGGTTCTTTCATATGTTAGGCAATAAAATCCAATGA
- the TEL2 gene encoding Tel2p (similar to Saccharomyces cerevisiae TEL2 (YGR099W); ancestral locus Anc_3.442): protein MDRNLVNNLGKGANYEKLEAVLTGVLDEKIGLNLEVVMIIITVVCPVYPSLQSSLKSKLLQIISNSYLLFSNMINYSSRLKDSSKNLERQIYLDILIDLLRYHPTLLYNYMQLLKSSKEDLDILKSVFFGSRLFNLLSSSLSIVDYIEILTIHFKCFLDETSFDEINLYQKTGEMLTSFFSLNPLFTMDIILDKLLLSEDQYWIHFKNIITHSKRNVRRNIIINTLFPYFDIRVIEKNYIEIFEILSQLQVHQSIDYQMLTNLKSTILIEIILKIIPEVMVTNFTDKALRRFSDVNVYDDEKTCQILCMLLSYRTTSEQRVKIAESTAFLNGVTKRLTNNELTIRERTMFIAKMVTNGTLEYESSFDIIIPRHDFKNLQVAKTIKLENLKLETNRLVDQDTEGKLDAISKFNDLNLDTDSDDDEDSYTKKKIVFMKDLLLEFENIDKSKRNDFVSLLKTTVKLVRQKRNFISEVSYYAAKLIVNICTLNNNFEEKDFEAWRINALETILFVTPESIKDILKLLFTTELSLQQRMSILSSLGLSARELRGYDDEYIVKYETDFFEQKLPWSTNQSPISLQSAEQSTITEINPANNSIMENSQVTWKSKKLLKSNKTSRKNEFRKHASIFFYPLANQWLNGIDLGTYDKMFKLHYLKTLHIIHECAFPSNDYKDITALYEEVLADGLKQELPIEDLVISIKDRI from the coding sequence ATGGATAGGAATTTGGTCAATAATTTGGGTAAAGGCGCCAACTATGAGAAGCTTGAAGCTGTGTTAACTGGGGTTTTAGATGAGAAAATTGGATTGAACCTTGAAGTGGTTATGATAATTATCACTGTTGTATGTCCAGTCTATCCTTCTTTACAAAGTTCATTAAAGAGTAAGTTGCTTCAAATTATATCTAATTCttatcttttattttctaatatgATCAATTATTCCTCTAGATTGAAAGATTCCAGTAAAAATTTAGAACGACAAATTTATCTAGATATATtgattgatttattaagaTACCACCCTACACTGCTATACAATTATATGCAATTGCTAAAGTCATCAAAGGAAGACTTGGATATATTAAAGTCTGTGTTCTTTGGAAGCAGGCtgtttaatttattgtCAAGCTCATTGAGTATAGTTGACTATATCGAAATATTAACCATACATTTCAAGTGTTTTTTGGATGAAACATCTTTTGATGAAATAAACCTATATCAAAAAACGGGAGAAATGTTGACATcattcttttctttaaatccATTATTTACAATGGATATAATTTTAGACAAACTGTTACTCTCAGAGGATCAGTATTGGattcattttaaaaatattattactcACTCGAAAAGAAATGtcagaagaaatattataataaacaCCTTATTCCCATATTTTGATATCAgagttattgaaaaaaattacattgaaattttcGAAATTCTAAGTCAGTTACAGGTGCATCAATCAATAGATTATCAAATGCtaacaaatttgaaatcaactatattgattgaaattattttaaagatcATACCAGAAGTAATGGTCACTAATTTTACAGATAAGGCATTAAGACGATTTAGTGATGTAAATGTTTACGACGATGAGAAAACTTGCCAGATATTGTGCATGTTATTATCTTACCGCACTACTTCTGAGCAACGTGTTAAAATTGCTGAAAGCACTGCATTTTTGAATGGTGTCACTAAGAGATTAACCAACAATGAATTGACAATCAGGGAGCGTACAATGTTTATTGCAAAAATGGTAACTAATGGAACCTTGGAGTATGAGAGCtcatttgatattattattccaAGACACGATTTCAAGAACTTGCAAGTGGCAAAGACTATCAAGTTGGAAAATCTAAAGTTAGAGACTAATAGATTAGTTGACCAAGACACGGAAGGGAAATTAGATGcaatttctaaatttaatgatttgaACCTAGACACAGATagtgatgatgatgaagattcttatacaaagaaaaaaatcgTTTTCATgaaagatttattattagagtTCGAGAATATAGATAAATCAAAACGCAACGATTTTGTATCATTGTTAAAGACTACAGTTAAATTAGTTAGGCAAAAGAGAAATTTTATCTCTGAAGTTTCATACTATGCTGCTAAATTGATTGTAAACATTTgtactttaaataataattttgagGAAAAGGATTTTGAGGCTTGGAGAATTAATGCATTAGAgacaattttatttgttacCCCTGAATctataaaagatattttaaaactatTATTTACTACAGAACTCTCTCTCCAACAAAGGATGTCTATCCTTTCTTCTCTGGGATTATCAGCTAGAGAGCTACGTGGTTATGATGATGAATACATTGTAAAATATGAAactgatttttttgaacAAAAATTACCATGGTCCACAAATCAAAGTCCTATATCATTGCAATCTGCTGAACAAAGCACAATTACAGAAATAAACCCGGCCAATAATAGTATAATGGAGAATTCACAAGTAACATGGAAATCTAAAAAACtattgaaatcaaataaaactaGTAGAAAAAATGAGTTTAGAAAGCATGcaagtatttttttttatccTCTAGCGAACCAGTGGCTGAATGGCATAGATTTAGGAACTTATGATAAAATGTTTAAACtgcattatttaaaaacattacATATCATACACGAATGTGCATTCCCATCGAATGATTACAAAGATATAACAGCATTATATGAGGAAGTCTTAGCAGATGGGCTAAAACAAGAACTACCAATTGAAGACCTTGTCATTTCGATAAAAGATAGaatttaa
- the MDR1 gene encoding GTPase-activating protein MDR1 (similar to Saccharomyces cerevisiae MDR1 (YGR100W); ancestral locus Anc_3.444), with the protein MSFLGSLRQKATFIDKIAESFLPSLTRDEKFKLEYRLPDEELIVDDINADLSFVGAHSKLREIQNHRTKEQNVGAYVFSGRLYLTKHFLVFRDAFDKKSCVLLLNLSTIKRVERTPSEANNFSLTLTLYTGSEVLIQLMGLKYKSEQFSAQLKLHLKENIENARKLPQFLNTCYSEFILNKNIMHKTDLIPPKSGLGQQFKYPGNPSMEKEKLKLRLWFDYFKENGENMGIVKNHIFHKLVRVGLPNRIRGEIWELCSGAMYLRYANAGEYQQILEENQGKTSQATDEIEKDLKRSLPEYKAYQTSEGLNRLRNVLTVYSWKNPDVGYCQAMNIVVAGLLIYMTEEQAFWCLYNLCDVYVPGYYSKTMYGTLLDQKVFEYFVEDKIPVLWEHIQKQDIQLSIVSLPWFLSLFFTSMPLEFSFRIMDIFFLNGSRTLFQVSLAILKVNGDALLASEEDGTFIAVLKNYFQTLGDSAYPDSDDPKLRSITKFQQLLVTAFKEFNVITSQIISQQRHKFEKEITLNIETFVKKTQIRQMPKTFYLHSTDLSNIYDIYYQSIETYNISLGKGSSSMNYDVFVQFLGKFCDWCKPCEADNDSRFVEQKNEFLKKLFNYWDTNDSGELTLNNVVAGLDKLKTDDLLIMINNFFNLYDKDGDGELHREEVLALSEGLLFLTEPWRSGRYVDVLTKTAIENEIADRIVEQKAQEEDGDDTIELPNDVEVNEEKYKNEQSERYLKAASNFLQRSIEYARSVDLPSDFNLIELSDDETGGSSESTDAIKKKNLNTLKANAALDPTHPKRLDMATFRMIILADETYELFFSETWRCSTHVNKLIDTDNTRGKALRGMFDGFMADGRKVAKQVRIRVDSVATTRSRGDSILSTDTNATSNTPMAKSLSSSTKEDKFEDIDDFTSEQQEERDDLLGNSWVEMDIDDTMIEPERKQVLSRPPMSNSISKDLIEFEA; encoded by the coding sequence ATGTCATTTTTAGGTTCCTTACGCCAAAAGGCAACATTCATTGATAAAATAGCTGAAAGTTTTTTACCTTCTCTTACTAGAGACGAAAAGTTTAAGCTAGAATACAGATTACCTGATGAAGAACTAATAGTGGATGATATAAATGCAGACCTTTCCTTTGTTGGAGCCCATAGTAAATTAAGAGAAATTCAGAACCATAGGACCAAAGAACAGAATGTTGGAGCATATGTGTTTTCAGGTAGGTTATATCTAACAAAACATTTTTTGGTATTTAGAGATGCATTCGATAAAAAATCTTGTGTTTTGTTACTTAACCTATCAACAATAAAGAGAGTGGAGAGAACTCCATCTGAagcaaataatttttctctAACATTGACATTGTATACTGGGTCTGAAGTATTGATACAGTTGATGggattgaaatataaatctGAACAATTTTCTGctcaattaaaattacatTTAAAGGAGAATATAGAAAATGCAAGGAAATTACCTCAATTTTTGAACACTTGTTATTCGGAGTTCATACTTAACAAGAACATTATGCATAAAACAGATTTGATACCACCAAAATCAGGACTTGGACAACAATTCAAATATCCTGGTAATCCTTCAatggaaaaagaaaaactcAAATTAAGACTTTGgtttgattattttaagGAGAATGGTGAAAATATGGGAATAGTTAAAAATCATATATTTCATAAACTAGTTAGGGTCGGTTTACCTAATAGAATTAGAGGTGAAATTTGGGAATTATGTTCTGGTGCCATGTACCTACGTTACGCCAATGCGGGTGAATACCAACaaatattagaagaaaatcAAGGGAAAACGTCACAAGCAACAGacgaaattgaaaaagatttaaagaGATCCTTACCTGAATACAAAGCATATCAAACATCGGAAGGTCTAAATAGGTTAAGGAATGTGCTGACTGTTTATTCTTGGAAAAATCCAGATGTTGGATATTGTCAAGCAATGAATATCGTTGTAGCAggtttattaatatatatgacaGAAGAACAGGCATTCTGGTGTTTATATAACTTGTGTGACGTGTATGTTCCTGGTTATTACTCCAAAACGATGTATGGTACTCTGTTGGATCAAAAAGtgtttgaatattttgtcGAAGATAAAATTCCAGTGTTATGGGAGCATATACAAAAACAAGATATTCAACTATCCATCGTTTCATTGCCATGgtttttatcattatttttcacATCGATGCCGTTAGAATTCAGTTTTAGAATAAtggatatattttttcttaatgGCTCAAGAACATTATTCCAGGTTTCTCTTGCGATATTAAAGGTCAATGGTGATGCGTTATTAGCATCAGAAGAAGATGGTACTTTTATTGCtgttttgaagaattattttcaaactTTAGGCGACAGTGCATACCCAGATTCAGATGATCCTAAATTAAGAAGTATTACTAAATTTCAACAGCTGCTTGTAACAGCCTTTAAGGAATTCAATGTTATTACATCTCAAATAATTTCTCAACAAAGGcataaatttgaaaaggAAATAACcttaaatattgaaacttttgTTAAGAAAACACAAATTCGTCAAATGCCTAAAACTTTCTATCTTCATAGTACTGACTTATCAAATATCtatgatatttattatcaaagtATAGAGACATATAATATAAGTCTCGGTAAAGGTTCCTCTAGTATGAATTATGACGTTtttgttcaatttttaGGTAAATTTTGTGATTGGTGTAAGCCATGTGAAGCAGATAATGATTCCAGATTTGTTGAACAGAAAAATGagtttttgaagaaattattcaattacTGGGATACGAATGATTCTGGTGAACTGACGTTAAATAATGTTGTAGCTGGTTTAGATAAGTTGAAGACagatgatttattaatcatgataaataattttttcaatttatatGATAAGGACGGTGATGGCGAATTGCATCGTGAGGAGGTCCTTGCTCTCTCAGAGggtttattatttttgacaGAACCATGGAGATCAGGTAGATATGTTGATGTTCTTACTAAAACAGCAATTGAGAATGAGATTGCTGACAGAATTGTTGAACAAAAGGcacaagaagaagatgggGATGACACAATTGAGTTACCGAACGATGTTGAAgtaaatgaagaaaaatataaaaatgaacAGTCTGAAAGGTATTTGAAGGCAGCTAGTAATTTCTTACAAAGGTCCATTGAATATGCTAGATCAGTGGATCTACCTTCTGATTTTAACTTAATAGAACTTTCTGATGATGAAACTGGAGGTTCTAGTGAATCTACAGATgctataaagaagaaaaatttgaaCACCTTAAAAGCTAACGCTGCTTTGGATCCAACACACCCTAAACGATTAGATATGGCTACATTTAGAATGATTATCCTTGCGGATGAAAcatatgaattatttttttcagaaACTTGGAGATGTTCTACACatgttaataaattaatagaCACAGATAATACAAGAGGAAAGGCCTTGCGTGGTATGTTTGATGGGTTTATGGCTGATGGCAGAAAGGTTGCCAAACAAGTCCGTATCCGTGTTGATTCTGTTGCTACCACTAGAAGTAGAGGAGATTCTATATTAAGTACCGATACTAATGCAACATCAAACACCCCAATGGCAAAATCTCTCTCGTCTTCTACtaaagaagataaattCGAAGATATCGATGATTTTACTTCAGAACAGCAAGAGGAACGTGATGATCTACTAGGAAATTCATGGGTAGAAATGGATATCGATGATACCATGATAGAACCTGAAAGAAAACAAGTTCTCTCTAGGCCTCCAATGAGCAACTCCATATCAAAggatttaattgaatttgaagCATAA